The genomic stretch ACCCGTATATaaccgatattttgcgctgctgcggagctgagcacgaaccgaaccaatatgcctgaacgtAAACCCAAACCaaacagcgaaaaaaaaaaaaaaaaaatagagagagaaaTAACGCTTCCGATCCCTGGTTAGAATACATCAGTGTACGGGCTCGCCTTAGAAAAATATGAGTGGTGATAAACAACAATGAACGTTTGGAGCGTAATAAATACATTCTCGATTGCTTCCCATTGTCGTCTATGAGAACAGAGACCACTTTAGAGCCCACCGAGCCCAGCAACATGGTCTCACTACGTCTTTCCCGTCCACTATCCAGCCAATCCAGCCTCGCCAGGAGCGATCATCCGACCTCCCCTCGACGAGTCCAACACGGCTTCCCTCGTTGCCCACCAGCGGAGCGCTTATCGGCTTATCGGAGCAAGGTCACGGTAACGGGAGATTCGTTAGAGGAGGAGAGCGTAGTGCTCGAAAGtccacgctatccactgtactctttctttctctccagCTTGGGTTCGACGGCAGTAGATTCAGTTGGCAGGATGTCATCCGCAAAGTGCATGAGTGGATTTTCGGACGCGGTGGATTGGCGTCCCATTGAATTTGTTAACCTTCCTTCAGTGCGATCGTGTTCTTTGTGTCACGTGGTCCCAAGAGAGACGTTCATCCTGGAATGTTTCCACGCACTCTGTAACCCGTGTTACCGAGCACTTCTGCAAGGCAGCCGACTTTGTCCTTTAGACGGTGGACCAATTCAAAAAGAGGAAGTGGAGGCACTTACCTTCAAACCAAGCCATCttaagaaacagaaaatgcgcTGCTGCAACTCCGGTCACGGATGCGAATTTGTTGGAGTTTTAGACGAAGTGACGACTCATTTCATGAAGCATTGTGATTTCCATGTTGTGCCGTGTAACGCATGCAATACTGTTGTGCTGCGCAATGATATGGTCCGTCATTACAGTGAGGGGCGATGTCGTGCTGCAAGATCATCAACGAACGACGGAAGCCAGGTCAGCAACAACGAGAACATTGCCGACACTGAAAGGAAGATGAACGTTGCTTTGGACGCTGCCATGGAGAGACTATGCGCGATTGAGACGCAGCTCAGTGTTCACACTGTTAGCATCGACGATGCAAAGCAACGCGTATCGGCGAATGCGCAGGCGTTAAACCGACTCCTTAACATGCAGGAGGAAACATCTGGTGCCATGATACATCAGATCGAAGAATTATCGAAATGCGTGGATGCCGGAAAGCGTGCGGTGATGAATATTATTTCAGAGGGCGCAGTAACGTCTGCAGAGAGTGCTGGGAGTACGTCGTCCGGCTGCAATGAGGCTGAGAATGCCGAAGAAGGTAGAAGTGCTTCTAGAGCTATGCAAAACTCACCCGACCGATGTGGATCTGAGGCTACGGGCGATGCGAATAAGGTTCAGAAGACCTTAAAACTTGTACTTCGAAGTTGCAAGCGCATTCATGCCGTTGAAGAAATGTTGCGGGAGCTCCAGATACCTAATCGTATGAAGAATAGTCCCGCTTATTTTCACATCCGGGACTTTGCCGACATCGAGAAAGAATCGTTGACTAAGGAGCTCGTAACTCGCACATCTGATATTTTCCACTTGTCTGATTACTCTGCTAAACTGCAAGTAGAAATCGCCAGACAGAACGGCGTTACGTACTTGGGTGTTTTTCTACGTATTTGCGCAGGTTCGAATGACTCTTTCTTGAAGTGGCCCTTTACATTGCCTTATGCCGTGATGTTGGTCCACCCAACTTGTGAGAAGAACAATATTGAATGTTTTATGGATGACTTCTCAGAATATATAGATGAGTTGAGCGACTGTTTCTATAAGCCACTAGAATCGTCCAACACAGGCTTTGGCGAGCCTGAGTTATACAAATTAGAAGACGTAGCTAAGGACGGTTTTGTGTGCAACAACTCAATAAGTGTTGGCGTAAGAATTCTATAATATGTTGCTTCGATCTGACGACCTCATATTCACTAGTGTTCTGTATTGGAAAATTTTCTCGGACTGCAATCAGGGAAatgaaacagaaacgatgacGCAAACTGCGTTATATCGGAAATATAGCAGGCAACGgcgacagaaacagaaacggatatcactCATTCAAAACACAttcagaacgaaaataatttacggaaataattcgggtaccgcaggaCCCCCATTATTACAGTCCTTCACCGTATAATTGAGAAATATTTATGAAATAAAGCTGAACGAAGCAAACTAAAATGAATTGAAGAACTAAAACTAGAATAAACCATCAAACCGGGAGCACATAAGTAAACATGATGTTATAAACAGAAAGAAGCATAGTTTCCATTCGCTTAAGTTGCAAGTCGGAGTAATTCGTGTAAACCATATGTTCATGCATTAGCTaatcaaagaaaccaagtgtTATATTTTTCAATAAATGTGGTCTGTTGTGTGCACGTATCTCTAAAGTACTCAGATAGATGTCAGAGGATGTCACACGTAGAGGTATTAAGTTTTGTCAAAGTCTCAAATTAATCTTaccaagaaaacaaaaaggggacAACAAGTAAGGGAGAGTGGTAACAAAAACCGAAACGGAGACGTAACGGAAAGGAAAACGACAATGATGGTGAAataaactgaaacagaaacaaatataggCGACTAACAGAggcggtaacggaaacgaaaaatatTCCGTTACCTTCCCTGCCAACAGACGATGGAAACCTGACGCGGTAGAGAGAAATCGGTGTTCACCTTACATTCCGCGCGATAACTGTTGTGATTGGTCACGAGCTTCCACGTGGTGGTCAATGGTGTCGCTTCTTGGTCAATGGTGTGGAAACGACAACAACTAAGGCTTAATAATTAAGAATTCTGGTTTGTCCATGCATAGAGCAGTCTCACTTTCAGCATAGCAGTGCCTGGCAGAGTTAAGGGATACATTCTGAAAACCTCAACGACAGAAGCTGTCAAGAAGCCAATGTCGTGACGGCATTTTCCTGGTGATTGGAACATCGCATGACACATTCAAAATTATCGATTATGCAAAGGTACTGTTACTAGCTATTACTGCTATATAGCTATATCTATATAGCCGTAGCCGTAGCCCAAGCTCGTAGCCTGCGCACTTGCTTGGGAGTTCCGAAGACTACGGAAACCTTCTCTGCTATCGCCGAGGCGCGGGTTCCTTCCGTGCTTATCATCCGGGACACGGCAACCCTCCAAACTTACACACGCTGTCTTGTACGGCACCCATGTCACCATCTTCGGGATGTTACGCAGCATTGCCCTGCTGCTGCGTACGGCCAAGCTGTTCTGCGACTACAGGGACAAATCCCACCATCGCATACCTTGGTCTCCTATACGGAACCGCTGTGGACCTTAAGTCTGCCCCCAGTGCACACATCTGTTCCTGGTCTCCCGAAAAAGAGCCATGTCCCAGCTGTTGTGGCATGCCAACTAACGCTGCAACATCTCTACTCCCTGCACTCAAATCGAATGGAGATTTACACTGACGGCTCGGTAGCATCCGATGGGTCACCATCTGCATTTTACATTCCTGAGGAATCATACGAACGCGGTTTCAAGCTAATGCCCACACTTTCATCAACCGAAGCAGAAGCCTTTGCTATCTTATCTGCTCTGCGGTACATCTCTTCGTCGACACCAAGAGCGTGTACTATCCTTTCGGATAGTAAGTCAGCCTTGGAGGCCGTGGCATCCTATTCGCCCAAAGTTATCAATGACATCTACACGGAGATCATTTGCCTGCACGCCCAACTATCGTCTCTAGGTCACAGTGTGTGTTTCCAGTGGATTCCGGGCCACGTTGGTATCTTGGGGAATGCCATCGCCGATTCTGCGGCCAGGTCTGCTCGTGCGGCTGGGCCTGTCACTTCTGTCCAACTTACCCCGTCTGCCTGTCAGCTAGCCATTCGCCGATGCTGCAGAAATAGCTCTCAGGCCTTCTTTCAAGACGCTGCCAGGACCAACCCTTTTCTGCACTCTATTGACCCTACGATGACCCACACACTGGTAGGTCGCTACCCCAGGAAGGAAGAGTCCCTGCTTCACAGGCTGCGATTGAATGTGGCgcggactccactgctcctctttaagatgggccacctttTGTCACCGaactgccccacctgtcatgttgaaggagacatcctGCACTTGCTCCTCTACTGCACTCGCTACCACCAACATCGTCTTCTCTtacggtcgcgcatcgctcgcctgccggtttcggacttatctctagctacgctgctcggccccacacaatatagtcaggtgacaaaggcacttgctcagtttctgcggtcctgtggccttctgggtgaactgtgaccagttttgtgtttgttttcctctttgttcttttgtttttctttttgtttatttgttttaccttttgtttatttgttttcctatgtttgtttgtttcccctttttctttttctttttgtttgcctttatttttttctttccttcctgggagtagcaagccgccatagcggtggctaacctttccctcttaattttttttatataataaacatattcccccctatAGCTATACTGCTATATAGCTAGCTACTACAGCTATATTATTGCAATAGCATACCTTTCAAAGATGTGGAATGATTTTCTAAAGCAACTGTATTGTATTGACTCTGTAGATACATTAAATGCTCCATAGAGAGTCTATAGAAATTCTCTTGAGATCCTGTTGTGTTCCTACTGATTTCTTATGGAATATTGGACACCGTAATTCTATAGAAACTCTAATGAGAGTGCTTCTAGTGATTTTCTTTAGAATTTCTTTAGAGGTGTGTCGTATGCTCTTAGCGCCATAAATATGTTTATTGTAGTATGGAATTAAAATGACTAAATACAAAGCTTAGGGATGAAATTATGGGTGTCATTAGCACAGGCTAGTATTGACTCCCACAGCTCATCCTCAATAACATTAATTCACAGTCAGATAGAAAGACCCTGAGAAGCAGTGCAACGACATTAAAAATATTATCCACATACACTTACACTACAATTTTACAGCAAAATAATTAAGATGAAAGAATGGTTGAGCTGTTCATCACATAGCGACGTAAGCTGCGCACAAAATGCTTGCCATATTTTAAGTCGGATGGCAGCATATTCCACAATCTGATACCATAGCTTTCTAGCAACCGGCTCCCATAAACATTGTTTGCTCGAAAAGGTTTGAAAATAAGACGTTGTACACTCCTGTTATTTCTAGGGCACAAATTAAACCCTGTTGTGCCATCATATTCCCCggtatttattattttatacaCTAGCTTCAGGTACCACAAGCGAACTAGATCAGGTAACGGTAGTATGTTAAGTCTCGTGAAAAGGTCTACCGATGGATGCCTCGTGTGAGAGAAAGTTATCAGTCTTAGGCTTCTTTTCTGCAACTTAAATAGAATTTCCTGATAAGCAGGGAATGTATTTCCCCATGAGGTTATACAATAGGACAAATGAGATTCAACGAGACAAAAGTAAAGTTGTCTAGTTACATGAATAGAAAAACACTGACGAGCCAAAAAGAGAGCGTGACAAGACCGCCCTACATTTCTCGCAATGTAATCGATATGCGGTTTCCAGGTGAGAGACGAATCAAGCAAgacaccaagatatttaaaCTCCTCTACCTGTTTAACAGATTGACCTTCAATACTCAACTCAATCTGCGTGCCGACTGTGGACGGCTTTCTAAAAACAACAAAGCATGTCTTATCTATATTTAACGACAGATGATTCGCTCTAAACCAGCGTGCAATGCAGTTAGTCTCACTCGAAATAGCAGCTTTAACTTCGTCAACTGTCTTACCACTGATAACGAAACAAGTGTCGTCCGCGTACATACATGTGGACATTTTAGGTACTGCGAACGGCAAATCATTAACATACAAGGAAAATGTTTCAAGGAAATGTTTCATGCAAGCACATAAAACAGGCATATTAGGAACAAGCTTTTTATTTGTGCTACTTTTGGCTCCATTGGGATCAACGAGGACTCTTCTTCAGTTGAGTATCTGATGCAAACGGGTATCTTCCACGTCTCTCTCCAGAAAAGACAAACTGCATGTACATACATAAAAATGACACCGAGTGCAACATATATTCACAAATATTAGCTCAGTCTAGACATGATAAACATCTGCCCTTAGTGCTATCGGAAACGAAAATACAAAAAAGTGAGCTGCACACTACACGCACTGTAAAACAGGGACACAAACATGgatgatacaaaaaaaaaaaaggattattTTCCTTCGGTACAGCGGTTTGTCTAAAAGCTATGATGAGAGCCCTATGAGAGAATGCTGCAGTGTTTGCAGGTGAATTCCACGTCCAGGCTGGCTTGCTATTTAGTgagatatatgtatatatatatataaaaccgCTCAAATTGCAATtaaaatgaaaattcatcaatATTTTTTAATTGGATCTTTTTCGGCAAATCCGTGATAGCATAAAAGGGAGGTAGTCCTTGTTTAAAGTAAGCTAATTTTTCAGAAATTCTGCAACTAATTTACTTGGGCTCAGTCCAATACGTACACAAGTGATGGAAGTACAACAGCCACGTACATCAAATGGGCTTGTGTTGCGATGAAATTTACCAAAATTTGAAATGACTGCTTGATCGAGCTGATTGCGGTTGACTCCCCATGGCATAGCTCCGCATctgtctgctttggacgacggaatgccactgtggtgggaacatgaaaatcgtgtgcgctgacggggcggcagAAATGCGCCCCAACTTCCGCCACCcactcacgacgccgcgtcgggcgtcgccaaatGAGAACTGACCCTCAGGGTATCTCGCTTGTATTAACCTCGGTATTTATCCCTCACAACCCGCTTTCAGTCTATGGATGCAGAACCTGTTCAGCGCATTGGTTATTACACATTTTGCCACTGAATTCTTCATAGTTTTTTAAACACACAACCCATAAGGAGTTAACGGCTTTTTGGTCCTCTCTCTGTACTGCCAACAAACATTATCTCCGTGGTTAATGACTACCAAATCTTCATGTTGTACACCTCCTCTTCTATAGTACGATCGTAAATTCCAAACCATCCTCTTTTCTTCAAACACCTCCTTCACCTCTGCCACCCTATCGCCTGTTTGTACACGCACAACACAATCATCCACGTATCTTACGATCTTTCCGATACCGAACCCACTACACAATTACCAATAATTTTTAGCTCCCCGACACTGGGGgatttttatcgattttaagaTATAGAGGTGGTttaaatgtagaggacgatggtcttcctctacaatATGAACTGCTACCGAACTGCCCAGTATTTAACCCTTTGCGACGTTCATGCTTGGCGTTTCACATAGACCAACGATATTTAACGTAGAGTTTGCATTGTATCAACCATCTGTATTCTTCgaacgttcttcttcttccaatcaACCAATTAACACAacaggtgtgaaaaggtggaaGAAGATCGAAGCGGACGCGCATTACCTTATACACGAAGAGGCAAAATGAGATTCCACTTATGTTTCACTCGTGCTTGGACGTGATCGTTGCGACAGGCTATGGGGAGCACACCCCTCAGTTTGTGCACAGGTCGGCCACGTATCTATCGTGGGAGCCCCACCTTGACTGTACATAGTGTACGTCGTATAATTATTTCTCATTGTACTTTCACACTTTGACATGGTATAGCCTACAGAGTACAGACTATATAACTGATGAAATTTAGCTGTATATAGCGTGCATAGTTATATAGTAGTTATATAGTTGCATAGTGTGTATATATTGCCTGTGTTTTGCGTGCTGTATATAGTCCTTTAGTGTAGCCATCAAATTAGTGTGTGTTGAGGACCGCTTGTGTATTACGTTCACAATAAATTTGCCCTTAACAACAACAATGCTGCATACATTCCCATGAGCGCATGCGTGCGAATACCGTTCGCATCATTCTGCACTCGCTACTCGGACAGAAAACACTCTTTTATGCATAATGTGACACCCCCAGACTAGGGAATTTTGTTCTTTCtaaccagctcgcttgcttcttaatCTCTTCACTGTCACATATTTTTAGTTTGCGAGTCAGAGTTCAACGATGGTATCTCTTACAACAGCGTTTGATGTCTCTTCAAATTCCTTCAAGCTGTAATGAACTTCATATGCACCTTGGGCAGGTGTGTCTTGATTTGTTCCACCTTGAATTCTCGTTAATTGATGGCCGTTGTAAAGATTATCCGTGTTTTCTGCAATGGACGACCCATGAATAACAGACACTCCAGTCGCGGCTGTGTCCGCTGAAATACCATCTCACAACACATTTCATTTCCATTTCATTTCATACATGATACAGAGGGACAAAGGCTACAGGATGCAGGAGAAAAGCTATAATATGTCGCTTGAAGTACCCCAGGCCTGCTCCTCTAGCAACGCGGCAATGGTTCAAAAAGGAACGAAAGTGCATACATTCCATGACATTAGAGATTGCAAAACATATTCAAACACAAACGGAAGAATAGACGGTAACTTTTACTCATGCACGTAGAGAGAGCGGAATCGCCCACGAGCAAGAAAGATGTGTTCCAGTGTCTACACTCTCTGCCAGATCCTGGATGTTCTGCACAATCACACCAGATGGTAAGATAACTCTTCTTAACTCCTATCCACTCGCAGACATGCCTTGCATAGCACCGTCGATGCTGATGACGTGAACATGGAGCTGCGTCTCAGTTGTGCAACGTCTATCCATGAGAAATCCAATGCCGGGTGCAACTTACGTTCAATGTTGACAGTGTTCCCGCTAGTGCCAGCTTGGTATTCATCGTTCTTTGACGAACTTCCTGCCTGACATTGTTGTTCGATGGAGTGATCACGCCGCAGCACTGTGGCATCGCATCTGTTACAGGTAGTAACATGGAAATAACATCCGTAGAAGAAATGATACTTCACTTGGTCGAAAATCCCAACAAAGTCGCATCCGTAACGGGAATTGCAGCAGCGCATTTTCTGTCTCATGAAATTACTTGGATTGAAAGCGAGTGCCTGAACGTGCCCTTCTCGAACTGTTACTCCGTCCAAGGGACATAGTCCTTTGCTTTGCAGAACTGCGTGGTAACACTGGTTACAGAGTGAGTGGGAACATTCCAGAAGGAACGTCTCTGTGGGGACCACGTAGCAAAATGAACATGACCTGCAGGAAGGAAGATCAACGTACTCAATAGGCCACCAATCCATCACGACCGAAAATCCTCTTACGCACATCAAAGTACATACACGTAAAGTAAACGACCCCAGCCGTGTTCGATCCCATgcgaaaattttttgaactggtaccagttgaactgtgttatcgaacagggaccagctCAACCGGCcccagatcaactggtaccagttgggacaactggtccctgttcggtaacacagttcacccagacccagttgcaaccggtcccagtctcaactgggaccggttagaaaccagttgggccaactggtaccagttgagactgggacgggccagaaaccagttgggccaactggtaccagttgatcgaactggtccctgttcgataacacagctcacccagtcccagttgaactggtccagttgcaactgggactgggcgaactgtgttatcgaacagggaccagttcgatcaactggtaccagttggcccaactggtttctggccggtcccagtctcaactggtaccagttggcccaactggtttctaaccggtcgcagtctcgactggaactggttggacacctcattgttgagctgggaccggttgaagaGGCTTCACTTAGAGCGGCCTGTTCGGACAGAGGTTAGCTTGTATGTAACCGGTGCGCCTTTGCAGaatcgctgttcccagcaacagcagatccaaagaactgcaatgcaaaattgcattttatttgtagtcaaacattacacatattctaatgtacatgtagcgtaactataacataattaaattatagcagtagatgaactacagagttacatggaataggTAATACTTCATGGTGGATTGGTCCCAtgcttgactgccttgtggacatcttgaatcattcaacaaagtatttgagatgttcttaatagcacacgatgaatcgatattttcctttgagccccagcagcttaaggtttctggaaagttgaaaaggcacaagtgaatatgcattcaattgcaacatgtaattgtgctgtgtgcctggacagtcactcaatttgagcagtcgtggccccagaaagtacgcgaatctctcaacatttccgttgtgcagtagttggacctttcaactaagagattcgccggctttcgggggAATGAGTACTACTCTGCGCACCACgctagttcgacaacatccgtggtgcgaaggatctaaaacacgagagtgaacgaaaaaaaagcaaaaacaaaaacatgaatgaaaaaagcTGCTGCTAACGTTAACATAAAccggatgttactcgtaaaacggcatACACTTGCAGGTGCCATGAATGTGACGCAGAACAAAGAGAAGCGGTTGTAGTGGAAGTAataaatggtgcacaagggaaaagcacttaagcatatagtactcacgatataaAGTTGTCTCCACAGTTGCAGTCgagctgtaatcctataacacccacccgcccggccgctggcgctcattgtactgtcgcactgaCGTAACTTGCAGACAAATCCTTCAgattataaaaccaacgcctATATCGCCTGTGTCACACATCACGCAAAGAACAAACGGGCAAAAATCCctgtacaagcatgctgctaagcaagcgaccgttgcacagtaaACGCATGATTCATCgtgggagcaggaacgcacaaaatacaactacaagagttccaaaataactttcgttaacactaacgaactttaccaaaaattgaaatatgatcatttctactaataaagttactttctgatcgtttttataacttcatcttgcaatcttcatattaacctgtcctggcactgaaaccgaaacttcccccaaatatgtaaactggtccagttcgaactggcaccacctaacttccagttgctaccagtgcagcttgaactggtaccagttcactttccagttgccaccatcccagcttgaactggttgcacacagtgcccacttgccaccagcccaacttaactggtaccagttcactttccagttgccgccagcccagcttgaactggtacctcttcacttcccagttgctaccagtccagtttgaactggtaccacaaagtgcccagttgCCACTAGCCCAGCtcgaactggtaccagtttactttccagctgctaccagtttggtaccagttggttccagttgaccaccagttggtgcgaactgggaacgatctggtaccagttgacttcccagctcaaattttcg from Ornithodoros turicata isolate Travis chromosome 4, ASM3712646v1, whole genome shotgun sequence encodes the following:
- the LOC135393286 gene encoding TNF receptor-associated factor 2-like; this encodes MSSAKCMSGFSDAVDWRPIEFVNLPSVRSCSLCHVVPRETFILECFHALCNPCYRALLQGSRLCPLDGGPIQKEEVEALTFKPSHLKKQKMRCCNSGHGCEFVGVLDEVTTHFMKHCDFHVVPCNACNTVVLRNDMVRHYSEGRCRAARSSTNDGSQVSNNENIADTERKMNVALDAAMERLCAIETQLSVHTVSIDDAKQRVSANAQALNRLLNMQEETSGAMIHQIEELSKCVDAGKRAVMNIISEGAVTSAESAGSTSSGCNEAENAEEGRSASRAMQNSPDRCGSEATGDANKVQKTLKLVLRSCKRIHAVEEMLRELQIPNRMKNSPAYFHIRDFADIEKESLTKELVTRTSDIFHLSDYSAKLQVEIARQNGVTYLGVFLRICAGSNDSFLKWPFTLPYAVMLVHPTCEKNNIECFMDDFSEYIDELSDCFYKPLESSNTGFGEPELYKLEDVAKDGFVCNNSISVGVRIL